TAGTAGGTTTTGGTTGAATGAAATTTTAAAAAAAGACGAACAGCTTGAAATATATTTAGCAGCAGTAAGATTTGATAAAAATATTTTTGGGGCTATTAAGGCATATAATTATTTTTTTGATAATAATAAAATTAATTTTAATAAAGCAAAGAGTTTTATTTTAATTGAAAGAGTTTCGGTAACAAGTGGGTGTTTATTGCCAAAAGTAATAGATTTGATAGATAATTTGCTAAAGAATAATATTTTAACAAAAGAAGATTGTGAGCAAATATTGTGTTTATA
This is a stretch of genomic DNA from Campylobacter sp. RM12651. It encodes these proteins:
- a CDS encoding transglycosylase domain-containing protein gives rise to the protein MIKHIKYINKFPYSGGSTITQQLFRTLFIENIADKKIRRKIVEILFSRFWLNEILKKDEQLEIYLAAVRFDKNIFGAIKAYNYFFDNNKINFNKAKSFILIERVSVTSGCLLPKVIDLIDNLLKNNILTKEDCEQILCLYKQNVEKGKIQKCYKNIDNMERLNVWFDSLND